The following coding sequences lie in one Thermosulfuriphilus ammonigenes genomic window:
- a CDS encoding site-2 protease family protein has product MIAHLIQKIALLTIPILAAVTVHELAHGYVAYRLGDPTAKESGRLTLNPFKHIDPLGALVFFLTQAIGWARPVPVDPRYFRHPRQDMVWVSLAGPMANLLLAATLALALRAWPFIYQPLSWLSPALASAVLKPLLLMAYLAVQINIGLAIFNLLPVPPLDGSKILYGLLPPELARRYAYLEPVGFVIILALVFTGVIDKIILPPIIWLSGLFLGNLVQI; this is encoded by the coding sequence GTGATTGCCCATCTCATTCAAAAAATAGCCCTTCTGACCATCCCCATTCTGGCCGCGGTGACTGTCCACGAGCTGGCCCATGGCTATGTGGCCTACCGCCTGGGGGATCCAACAGCCAAGGAGTCTGGGCGTCTGACCCTCAACCCCTTTAAGCACATCGATCCCTTAGGGGCCTTGGTCTTCTTCCTCACCCAGGCCATCGGCTGGGCCAGACCAGTGCCCGTTGATCCCCGCTACTTTCGCCACCCCCGTCAGGACATGGTCTGGGTTTCCCTGGCCGGCCCTATGGCCAATCTTCTTTTGGCCGCCACTTTGGCCCTGGCCCTCCGGGCCTGGCCTTTTATCTACCAGCCCCTTTCCTGGCTCTCCCCAGCCCTGGCTAGTGCGGTCTTAAAACCCCTACTCCTAATGGCCTATCTGGCTGTCCAGATAAATATCGGGCTGGCCATCTTCAATCTCCTTCCCGTGCCTCCTCTCGATGGCAGTAAGATCCTCTACGGACTTCTGCCTCCCGAACTGGCCCGCCGATATGCCTATCTGGAGCCGGTAGGGTTCGTTATCATTCTGGCCTTAGTCTTTACAGGAGTTATCGACAAAATTATATTGCCGCCAATTATTTGGCTAAGTGGCCTCTTTCTGGGAAACCTAGTCCAGATCTAA
- the trpS gene encoding tryptophan--tRNA ligase, which yields MARKKRVLSGMRPTGPLHLGHLHGVLENWKRLQEEYDCFFFVADWHALTTDYARSRSISSNTRRLLIDWLSVGIDPQKATIFIQSEIKEHAELYLLFSMITPVAWLERNPTYKDMLQQLSDRELSTYGFLGYPVLQAADILMYKADKVPVGIDQLPHIELTREIARRFNYLYESQVFPLPEALLSEAPKVPGIDGRKMSKSFGNAIFLNDSAEEVRKKISQMVTDVDRPRKSDPGDPERRCVAFNLHRLYFSAEELAEIIAACKEARLGCVQCKRELAERVIKALEPIWERARELESKPGLLEEILNEGQRRARDFAIQTMVEVRQTIFGS from the coding sequence ATGGCCCGAAAAAAACGAGTTCTCTCCGGAATGAGACCCACCGGTCCCCTTCATCTGGGGCATCTTCATGGAGTCCTGGAGAACTGGAAAAGGCTCCAGGAAGAGTACGACTGCTTTTTCTTTGTGGCCGACTGGCACGCCCTGACCACAGACTACGCCCGCTCTCGCAGCATTTCGAGCAACACCCGACGTCTCCTTATAGACTGGCTTTCGGTGGGGATAGATCCCCAAAAGGCCACTATTTTTATCCAATCAGAGATAAAAGAGCACGCCGAGCTCTATCTCCTTTTTTCTATGATCACGCCGGTAGCCTGGCTGGAGAGAAACCCCACCTACAAAGACATGCTCCAGCAGTTAAGCGACCGGGAGCTTTCCACCTACGGTTTCCTGGGCTATCCGGTTCTCCAGGCCGCCGATATCCTCATGTACAAGGCCGATAAGGTCCCGGTAGGGATAGACCAGCTCCCCCACATTGAGCTTACCCGGGAGATTGCCCGACGCTTTAATTATCTTTACGAGAGCCAGGTTTTTCCCTTGCCTGAGGCCCTGCTCTCTGAGGCCCCCAAAGTCCCGGGAATCGACGGCCGGAAGATGAGCAAGTCCTTTGGAAATGCCATCTTTCTCAATGACTCCGCCGAGGAAGTCCGGAAAAAGATCTCCCAGATGGTCACCGATGTGGACCGCCCTCGCAAATCTGACCCTGGAGATCCCGAAAGGCGCTGTGTGGCCTTTAACCTCCACCGTCTTTATTTTTCTGCTGAGGAGCTGGCGGAAATCATCGCCGCCTGCAAGGAGGCCCGTTTGGGCTGTGTTCAGTGCAAAAGAGAGCTGGCCGAGCGGGTGATTAAGGCCCTTGAGCCCATCTGGGAACGAGCCCGCGAGCTGGAAAGCAAGCCCGGACTTCTGGAAGAAATCCTCAACGAGGGCCAAAGACGGGCCCGTGACTTTGCCATTCAGACCATGGTTGAGGTCCGGCAAACCATTTTCGGTAGCTGA
- a CDS encoding segregation and condensation protein A, which yields MGEQLALYPVRLPEFEGPLDLLLHLIRENRLNIYDIPIAEITRQYLEYLELMKTLDIKLAGEFLVMAATLLHIKSRMLLPRPAPEEDEEDPRMEIVRPLLELIRFQEAAQRLYSRPQWLRDVFPRGMSFEDDNSKPPPVKASLFDLLAALRDLLKRNAPPEVMEVRLARVSVRDKLDQIWKELILKGRLFFKAFVQGADRVEIIATFLALLELARQGRVFLVQNRPLGEIEVLKR from the coding sequence ATGGGTGAACAGCTGGCCCTCTATCCGGTGAGGTTGCCAGAGTTTGAAGGCCCCCTGGACCTCTTGCTCCATCTTATCCGGGAGAATCGTCTAAATATTTATGACATTCCGATAGCAGAAATCACCCGCCAGTATCTGGAATATTTGGAATTGATGAAGACCTTAGACATAAAATTGGCTGGAGAGTTTTTGGTCATGGCCGCCACCCTCCTCCACATAAAGAGCCGGATGCTCCTTCCCCGACCGGCACCGGAAGAAGACGAGGAGGATCCACGGATGGAGATCGTCCGTCCCCTGCTGGAACTCATCCGTTTTCAAGAGGCGGCCCAGAGGCTCTACAGCCGTCCCCAGTGGCTAAGAGATGTCTTTCCCCGGGGAATGAGCTTTGAAGACGACAACTCAAAACCCCCCCCTGTTAAGGCCAGTCTCTTTGATCTTCTGGCTGCCTTAAGGGATCTGCTTAAGCGAAATGCCCCTCCGGAGGTTATGGAAGTCCGTCTGGCCAGGGTCTCTGTGCGGGACAAACTTGACCAGATCTGGAAAGAACTCATTTTAAAAGGGCGGCTGTTTTTTAAGGCCTTTGTCCAGGGAGCAGATAGGGTGGAGATCATAGCCACCTTTTTGGCCCTTTTGGAATTGGCCCGGCAGGGCCGGGTCTTTCTGGTTCAGAATAGGCCCCTGGGTGAGATAGAGGTGCTCAAAAGATGA
- a CDS encoding SAM-dependent methyltransferase — protein sequence MKILWFLAPLLTISAAKIAYAVSTAAVAAKTGGALFTRTSAAKIRAILEEVPMAPETRLYDLGCGDGRFLLAAWRRYGVRGVGYEINPYAYLLFQIRKIISRAPVTCHRQDFWKAHLGQAEVIFCYLFPDIMPRLATKLARELPEGARIISCNFPLPGWPPEKVIRIEDPIFFYQKRRFLCEQTG from the coding sequence ATGAAGATTCTTTGGTTTTTAGCCCCTCTGCTCACTATCTCGGCGGCCAAAATAGCCTACGCTGTCTCCACGGCCGCGGTGGCCGCAAAGACAGGAGGGGCCCTTTTCACTCGAACATCTGCCGCCAAGATACGGGCCATCCTGGAGGAGGTTCCCATGGCCCCGGAGACCAGGCTTTATGACCTTGGCTGCGGTGACGGACGCTTCCTGCTGGCGGCCTGGCGTCGCTATGGTGTTCGAGGAGTAGGTTATGAGATAAATCCTTATGCCTATCTTCTCTTCCAGATCAGGAAAATCATCTCCAGGGCCCCTGTTACCTGTCACCGTCAGGATTTCTGGAAGGCTCATCTTGGCCAAGCCGAGGTGATTTTTTGCTATCTGTTTCCGGACATTATGCCCAGGCTGGCTACCAAACTGGCCCGGGAGCTTCCCGAGGGAGCCAGGATCATCAGCTGTAACTTTCCTCTCCCCGGCTGGCCCCCCGAGAAGGTAATTCGGATCGAAGATCCTATATTTTTCTACCAAAAGAGGAGGTTTTTATGCGAACAGACCGGGTAA
- a CDS encoding NUDIX hydrolase: protein MRTDRVSATELLEVCDEEDRVMALLSRDEIHRQRLMHRAVHIFLFDPKGRIYLQKRAQDKDEHPGLWDSSAAGHVEPGEPYMVAAKRELLEELGLNCSLDLVLKLPACEETGWEHVCLYRGETRKPPRPNPRELEDGRFFTVEEVRTLLEKEPENFTPCFRLLWSLYEENTK from the coding sequence ATGCGAACAGACCGGGTAAGTGCCACCGAGCTGCTGGAGGTCTGTGATGAGGAAGACAGGGTCATGGCCCTTCTGTCTCGAGACGAAATCCACCGTCAGAGGCTGATGCATCGGGCCGTACACATCTTCCTCTTCGATCCCAAAGGGCGGATATATCTCCAGAAGCGGGCCCAGGACAAAGACGAACATCCCGGTCTCTGGGATTCCTCGGCTGCCGGTCATGTAGAACCCGGCGAACCCTACATGGTGGCCGCCAAAAGAGAGCTCCTGGAGGAGCTTGGTCTTAACTGTAGCCTGGATCTGGTCTTGAAACTGCCAGCTTGTGAGGAGACGGGCTGGGAACATGTCTGCCTTTATCGCGGGGAGACCAGGAAACCCCCTCGACCTAATCCTCGGGAGTTAGAAGACGGTCGTTTCTTCACTGTAGAAGAGGTGCGAACCCTTTTGGAAAAAGAACCGGAGAACTTTACCCCCTGCTTTCGCCTTCTCTGGTCACTTTATGAGGAGAATACCAAATAG